From Paenarthrobacter sp. A20:
CCCCGGCACGTCGGAGGCTGCAGGCAAGTCCTACAACATTGGCGTTGTGGTTCTTGACCTTCAGGACCCGGACCTGGCGCACATGACGGACGCCATGAAGAAGACTGCCGATGAAAAGGGCGTCAAGCTCAACATCACCGACTCCAAGAAGGACGTAGGAAGTGAGCTCAACCAGGTTGAAGATCTTCTCACCCGTCAGGTAGACGCCGTCATCATGCAGCCTTTGGATGGCGAGGCCAGCCAGAACGCAGCGAAGCGTGTCATCGCGGCCAACATACCGCTGTTCATTCTGTCCACCGAGTTCGCCGAAGGTTCGGACGTTGGATATAAGAGCTACATCGGTGTGGATGACACCGTGGCCGGTGAAATGCAGGCTGAGTACCTGAACAAGGCTCTTCCGGAGGGTGGCAACATTGTGTTCGCCGCGGGCATCTACGGTGCCTCCTGGACCGATCGCCGCAAGAACGGCTTCGACAGCAAGATCAACAAGAACTTCAAGATCGTGGCTGAATTCCAGGCGAAGGGAAGCCGTGACGACGCCAAACGCAACATGGAAGACACGCTTCAGCGCTTTAGCGCCGGCCAGATCGACGCCGTAGTGGCCAACAATGACGAAATGGCCATCGGTGCAGCCTCCGCTATTGCTGACGCGGGACGAACTGCCGAGTTCAAGGCCGTAGTCGGCGTCGACGGTACTGAACCAGCCATGCAGGACATCAAAGCCGGGACAATGTCGGCTACCGTCCGACAGGACTCTGCTGGACAGGGCGTCAAGGCAGTTGAAGTTGTCACTGACTTCCTCAAGGGCGGCAATGTGGAGAACCGCTACACGCTGCCATTCACGCTCATTACCAAGGACAACCTTTCCGAGTTCTTGAAGTAAGCAGCGAGATCAGTCAAGCGGGCACAGCGGGTTTATCCGCTGTGCCCGTTCTGTTTTGGCACAATCCAGGGCATACCGCGGCTGCTTACACTTCTTCCCGAAACCTACGAATGGAGAACGCAACCATGCCCCATGGTGACAACGGCGACACGGCTCTGAGGCAGTTGCTCGCCCGGTTGGAGCATCACGGCGTCGAGGTGGACGACTCTTCGCGAAGGCTGTCTGAGTACTCCTACGATGCATCGAATTATCGGGTAAGACCCGCCGCCGTGGCTTTCCCCAAAAGTGTCGATGACGTACGAACAGTCGTGCGCCTATGTTCGGCATTGGCAGTGCCGATGACGACGCGCGGCGGGGGTACCTCGATGGCAGGGAACGCCATCGGCGACGGTTTGGTGATGGATCTCTCCCGCCGCATGAATGCGGTAGGGGCTCTCGACGCCGAAGATAGAACAGTCTGGGCCGACGCTGGGGTTGTCCTCGGTGAGCTGCGCGCCCACGTTGAAAAGGCCACGACGGGGACGCTGACATTCGCACCGGATCCTTCCTCCCTGACCCGGGCCACCATCGGTGGTTCCATCGGCAATGACGCCTGCGGAAATCACTCCGTGGCCTATGGGCGCATGACGCATCATGTGCGGGAGGTGGATCTTGTCACTGCTGACGGCGCTTACCTGAGGGCCGGGCGTGGTTTTCTCCGCGCTGTTGACGAATCAGACACCCATTCCGTTGCTCGTGCGCTGGAGCTTACCGAGGGCCTGGAGGCTTTGGCCGCAAAGAACATGGCCAGGCTACGCGTTGAACTTCAGACCATTCCCAGGCAGGTTTCCGGGTACCACGTGGGCCATCTGCTGCCGGAACACGGATTCGATGTGGCCGCCGCATTGGCAGGCAGCGAAGGTACGTGCGCTGTCATCGTGCGGGCAAAGGTGGGCCTCGTGCCGAAGCCCGTCACCACCGCACTGCTCTGCCTGGGATATCGCGACACCATTGATTCTGCCCGTGACGTGATGACCATTTTGTCCGCCAAGCCGAGCGCCATCGAGGGGCTGGATGTTTCGATCGTGGACATCATGAGGC
This genomic window contains:
- a CDS encoding sugar ABC transporter substrate-binding protein, whose product is MGMRQKLAVTTAMLAAGALTLTGCGGSSTPGTSEAAGKSYNIGVVVLDLQDPDLAHMTDAMKKTADEKGVKLNITDSKKDVGSELNQVEDLLTRQVDAVIMQPLDGEASQNAAKRVIAANIPLFILSTEFAEGSDVGYKSYIGVDDTVAGEMQAEYLNKALPEGGNIVFAAGIYGASWTDRRKNGFDSKINKNFKIVAEFQAKGSRDDAKRNMEDTLQRFSAGQIDAVVANNDEMAIGAASAIADAGRTAEFKAVVGVDGTEPAMQDIKAGTMSATVRQDSAGQGVKAVEVVTDFLKGGNVENRYTLPFTLITKDNLSEFLK